One genomic region from Nymphaea colorata isolate Beijing-Zhang1983 chromosome 12, ASM883128v2, whole genome shotgun sequence encodes:
- the LOC116265357 gene encoding cryptochrome-1 — MGTPCKSVVWFRRDLRVEDNPALAAAARAGSVLPVYIWCPKEEGQFIPGRVSRWWLKQSLLHLDQSLKSLGARLVMIKAEDSFEALVGCARAVGANQVVYNHLYDPISIVRDHKVKQKLAELGIHVHSFNADLLYEPWEVHDETGHAFTTFEAYWSKCMNMSTEPITLLPPRNLVLAAGPVQSSTIEELGLEDESEKSSNALLSRGWSPGWSNADKTLDEFLSERLKDYSIHRQKVEGATTSLLSPYIHFGELSIRKVYQRVWMKQVLWVKEGNSSAEESVNFFLRAIGLREYSRYICFNFPFTYEKSLMENLRHFPWRYDEGLFKLWRQGRTGYPLVDAGMRELWATGWIHNRIRVIVSSFCVKFLQLPWTWGMKYFWDTLLDADLESDILGWQYISGSLPDGHELDRMDEPEVQGCKYDPEGEYVRHWLPELARLPTEWIHHPWDAPASVLRAAGVELGHNYPRPVVDITLARECLMTAISMMDGLDAAAQAAKMNGMDEGVADNSCIVAETTRVPRVLVKRNVSPSSSSQDQKVPTFHINQGCPDKHHVLVNDGDKVNQTYLRDQCKPGSSRMDEDLKSTAESSSLRKRSISSSECVVPPSYSPCSSNEINRREPSATGESSSTHSWSEKFDMDTDTADKEEYVDAQGSIDCPRPSKRPATLDP; from the exons ATGGGTACTCCTTGTAAATCTGTTGTTTGGTTTCGGAGGGATCTTCGGGTTGAGGACAACCCTGCTCTGGCCGCTGCTGCTAGAGCTGGAAGCGTTCTTCCCGTTTATATATGGTGCCCCAAAGAGGAGGGGCAATTCATACCTGGTCGAGTTTCAAGATGGTGGTTGAAGCAGTCTCTGCTTCATTTGGATCAGTCCTTGAAATCCCTTGGCGCGCGTCTTGTGATGATAAAAGCGGAAGATTCTTTTGAAGCACTTGTGGGTTGTGCTAGAGCCGTTGGTGCAAATCAAGTTGTGTATAACCATCTTTACG ATCCTATTTCCATTGTTAGAGATCATAAAGTAAAACAGAAACTTGCAGAGCTTGGGATCCATGTCCACAGCTTTAATGCAGATCTTCTGTATGAACCTTGGGAAGTACATGATGAAACAGGACATGCTTTTACCACATTTGAAGCCTACTGGAGCAAGTGCATGAACATGTCAACTGAACCAATCACACTTCTTCCTCCAAGGAATTTGGTGCTAGCAGCAG GACCTGTTCAGAGCTCTACAATTGAGGAGCTAGGTCTGGAAGATGAATCTGAGAAATCTAGTAATGCACTGTTGAGTAGAGGGTGGTCTCCTGGTTGGAGCAATGCAGACAAGACACTTGATGAATTCCTTTCTGAACGCTTGAAAGATTATTCCATACACAGGCAGAAGGTAGAAGGAGCCACAACCTCACTGTTGTCACCATATATACATTTTGGAGAATTAAGTATAAGAAAAGTTTACCAGCGCGTATGGATGAAGCAAGTGTTGTGGGTGAAAGAAGGAAATTCTTCTGCAGAGGAGAGTGTGAATTTCTTTCTCAGGGCAATTGGGCTGAGGGAGTACTCACGTTATATATGCTTTAATTTTCCATTCACTTATGAGAAGTCATTAATGGAAAACTTAAGACATTTCCCATGGCGATATGATGAGGGCCTTTTCAAGCTTTGGCGGCAGGGGAGAACAGGATATCCACTAGTTGATGCAGGTATGAGGGAACTATGGGCAACTGGTTGGATACACAATAGAATCAGAGTGATTGTCTCGAGTTTCTGTGTGAAGTTTCTTCAGCTTCCTTGGACATGGGGGATGAAGTACTTCTGGGACACACTTTTGGATGCTGACTTGGAAAGTGACATCCTTGGTTGGCAATATATCTCTGGAAGTCTACCTGATGGCCATGAACTTGATCGCATGGATGAACCTGAg GTTCAAGGCTGCAAATATGACCCAGAGGGAGAGTACGTGAGGCATTGGCTGCCAGAGCTTGCTAGATTGCCTACTGAGTGGATCCACCATCCATGGGATGCACCAGCATCTGTGCTTAGAGCTGCTGGAGTGGAGCTTGGTCATAATTATCCAAGGCCGGTGGTTGACATAACTTTAGCAAGGGAATGCTTAATGACTGCAATCTCAATGATGGATGGATTGGATGCTGCAGCTCAAGCTGCTAAAATGAATGGCATGGATGAAGGTGTGGCGGACAATTCATGCATTGTTGCAGAAACTACACGTGTTCCAAGAGTCCTGGTGAAAAGGAATGTTTCTCCCTCTAGCTCAAGCCAAGACCAGAAAGTGCCTACATTTCATATTAATCAGGGCTGCCCAGATAAGCACCATGTTTTAGTTAATGATGGAGATAAAGTGAACCAAACGTACCTAAGAGATCAGTGCAAACCTGGTTCGTCAAGGATGGATGAAGATTTGAAGTCCACTGCTGAATCCTCATCATTGAGAAAAAGAAGCATTAGCTCTTCAGAGTGTGTTGTTCCACCTTCATATTCTCCTTGTTCGAGCAATGAGATAAACAGGCGGGAGCCTTCTGCTACTGGTGAATCTTCTTCAACACATTCATGGAGTGAAAAGTTTGATATGGATACAGATACTGCAGACAAG GAAGAATATGTGGATGCCCAGGGCAGTATTGACTGTCCCCGGCCTAGCAAGAGGCCTGCCACACTTGATCCATGA
- the LOC116266247 gene encoding uncharacterized protein LOC116266247, translated as MEADVQRPASNPTAMLAALVSKREKLQEELRKLEDQLYELEGNYLHDSAQCGNVLKGFEGFLSSSKSTTNLKRPRKLQAEDRLFSLSSVTSPVVVDHGAGREDGRSEFGRVKGGGTPANGQGKPKKGGRSASRDGKRMRLSEQEIDDDDDPDLSLR; from the exons ATGGAGGCCGATG TCCAACGGCCCGCGTCCAATCCAACGGCTATGCTCGCAGCACTGGTGAGCAAGAGGGAGAAGCTCCAGGAGGAACTTCGTAAACTCGAGGACCAG TTATATGAGTTGGAGGGCAATTACTTGCATGACTCTGCTCAATGCGGTAACGTACTCAAAGGATTCGAAGGCTTCCTGTCATCATCCAAGAGCACAACCAA tttAAAACGTCCCAGGAAGTTGCAGGCCGAAGACCGTCTCTTCTCGTTGTCCTCAGTAACTTCACCTGTG GTTGTTGATCATGGTGCTGGACGAGAAG ATGGGAGGTCGGAATTTGGTCGAGTTAAGGGTGGTGGCACTCCTGCAAATGGACA AGGGAAACCAAAGAAAGGGGGAAGGTCAGCTTCAAGAGATGGAAAGAGGATGAGACTAAGTGAACAGgaaattgatgatgatgatgatcctgACTTGAGTTTGAGATAG